CTCGCGTTAGGATGGTCACGCCGCCGAATCGCGTAACGTAACAACATTCACGGACGTTGATGGACGGGAGGGGACCTATGCACGACACGTTTACACGGCGCGCGATTCTTGCCGGGGGTGCCGCGGCGTTTTCGGCCGCCGCACTGCCGAAACCGGCACTTGCCGCGGACCCGCCGCTGCCCTCGACAATGACGATCGCAATTCAGCCCGGAATCGGCTACGGCAACCTGTTGGTGATGAAATACCAGAAGGTTCTCGAGAAAAAATATCCCGGCACGACGTTCGACTGGCCGGTTCTCACCAACGGCGATGCGATTCGCGACGGAATTATCTCCGGCAACATCGCGATCGGCTCCGGCGGATCTGGACCATTTCTTATCGGTTGGGATCGCGGGGTCGGTTATAAGTTGATCGGCGGCCTCGACTTGATGGATCTCTGGATGGTTTCAAAAAATCCGGCGATCAAGACTCTGCGGGACATCAAGCCGGGGATGAAGATCGGGATGCCGTCGCCCGACGCGATTCAAGCCATCGCGCTACGTATGGGCGCTCAGCAGCAACTTGGCAACGCCAAAGCGCTCGACACGAACATCATTGCGATACAACACCCACTGGGTCTCGTCGCGCTCAAGAACGGACAGCTCGACGCACACATGAGCTCGCCGCCGTTCCAATTCGAAGAAGTTGCCGATGGCGGCCACGTTGTGTTTCGCAGCTGGCAAGCGACGGGGCGAATGACTTTCAACTGCGTCTATACGACGGACGCGTTCAACAACAAATATCCGGAATTCGTGCGCTATTTTGCCGAGCAGCTCGGACGCGCGACCGACTACATTCACAAGAGTCCCGGCGGTTTCGCCGACATCTTGATGCAAGATTCGGGCGGCAAGGTTCCCGCCGGTCAGTACCTGGGCTGGCTGCGCGAGCCCGGGCTCGAGTACTCGACGGTTCCACGCGGTTTCGTCAAAGTAGCGACGTTCATGAAAGATATCGGAATGCTAAACAAAGCGCCGGGTTCGATTCGCGATCTGGAGCTGCCGCTGATGAATGGGGCCGGCGACTGAACGGCAACTCCGCCGTCGTCGTCGCGCGCGACTTGACGATGACGTACCGCGAACGCACCGGAAAGCGCGTCGTCGCAGTCGACGGCATTTCGTTTGAGGTGGGTCGCGGCGAGAAGTTCGTCGTCATCGGTCCCTCCGGCTGCGGAAAGACGACGTTGCTCAAAGCAATCGGCGGGTTTATGCGGCCGAGCGCGGGGCGTCTGACAATCGAAGGGCGGCCGATTGCATCGGCCGGTCCCGATCGCATGGTCGTCTTCCAGGATTTCGACCAGCTCTTTCCGTGGCATACGATTCGCGGTAACGTCGCGTACGCGCTGCGCGTCACGAAAAGCGGAGTCTCAAAAGAAGAGGCGCTCAAGCGGGCTGATTCCGTTCTCGATCTCGTCGGCATCGGTCATGCCGGCGATCGTTATCCACACCAGCTCTCCGGTGGAATGAAGCAGCGCGCTGCGATCGCGCGCGCCATCGCGCTCGAGCCGACGTTGCTGCTGCTCGACGAACCGTTTGGCGCACTCGATGCGATCACGCGCACGAAGATGCAGCGCGAGCTGCTTGCGATCCACGAGCGTCTCGGACTTTCGATCGTATTGATCACCCACTCGATCGAAGAAGCCGCAGCGGTCGGCGATCGGGTTCTCGTTCTCACGCGCGGTCCCGGACGCGTGCGTGAGATCGTCGACGTCAAAGCAACCGGTTCGAACGCCGTGGCGTACTTGCATCAACTACTGGACGAAGGCGCGGCGGCATGACGCCTCGCTGGACGAATCTTCCGCCATTCGCCCGGCGCGTGATTCTCGTCGTTGGGATCGTCGTCGTCTGGCAAATCTGGGTGATGGCGTTCCACATTCCGCAACTACTCTTTGCCGCGCCCTCGGATGTCGCGCAAACGTTTGTTGTCGACATCGCCAACGGGTCGCTGGTCAGCGCGACGGTCCATACGCTCGAGATTCTTATCATCGGGATGGCAATCGGGGCCGCGTGCGGCATCTTGCTCGCTGCCTTCGGCGTTCTCTCGAGCGTCGGCCATGATTTGCTGCGTGTCTTGACGTCGGCGTTCAACCCGCTTCCCGCAGTCGCGGTCCTTCCGCTTGCGATGTTATGGTTCGGACTGACGCCGCGCTCGATTATCTTCGTCGTCGCGCTCGCCGCGGTTTGGCCGATCGCGCTCAACACCGAGAGTGGTTTCCGTACGATTTCGTCGACGTTGCGGATGGTCGCACAGAATCTTGGCTTGCGCGGGCCGCGCTTGGTTTTCGACGTGTTGCTTCCGGGTGCGCTTCCGCAGATCATCACGGGCGCAAAAACGTCGTGGGCGTTCGGCTGGCGCACCGTCGTCGCAGCCGAGCTCGTTTTCGGTGTTGCCGGCGCAGCGGGTGGGCTGGGTTGGTACATCAGCAACGCACGCTATTACTTGCAAACGCCTGCGATGTTTGCGGGTCTCGTGACGATCTCAGCGCTAGGTCTCTTGGTTGAAGCGTTGTTCAACGCGGTTGAAGCGCGAACGGTCGTACGCTGGGGAATGTCGCTGGCCGCCGAGACACGCGAAGAACCGACGGAAGTGGCCGAGGAAGAAACCGCCGCAATTCTCGTCGCGCACTAAGGGTAGGAGTCACCCTTTCCCGGCCCGAATCGGCCCCGGTTTGGCAATGCTGGCGATAATAAAATGAAAATCATTGTAACCGTGAAGTTGGTGCCGGACACCAACGCCGATAAGCGCATCGATCCTGGGACGAAGCGCCTCGTGCGCACCGGCGTCGAGAACGTGCTCAATCCATTCGACGAATATGCGATCGAAGCGGCGCTTCAGTTGCGTGAAAAGCGCAACGACGGCTCGACCGTTACGATTTTTACGATGGCTCCCGAGAGCGGAAAAGAGATCGTGCGCAAAGCGCTCGCGATGGGCGCAGACGATGCGGTGATGCTGAGCGACCCGAAGCTCGAAGGCTCGGATATTGCGGGGACCGCGCACGCAATGGCCGCCGCGCTGAAGAAGACCGGATTCGACTTGATTTTATGCGGTACGCAGTCAACTGACGCAATCACCGGTGAGGTCCCCGGGTTTCTCGCCGAAGTTCT
Above is a genomic segment from Candidatus Baltobacteraceae bacterium containing:
- a CDS encoding ABC transporter ATP-binding protein, which produces MTYRERTGKRVVAVDGISFEVGRGEKFVVIGPSGCGKTTLLKAIGGFMRPSAGRLTIEGRPIASAGPDRMVVFQDFDQLFPWHTIRGNVAYALRVTKSGVSKEEALKRADSVLDLVGIGHAGDRYPHQLSGGMKQRAAIARAIALEPTLLLLDEPFGALDAITRTKMQRELLAIHERLGLSIVLITHSIEEAAAVGDRVLVLTRGPGRVREIVDVKATGSNAVAYLHQLLDEGAAA
- a CDS encoding ABC transporter permease, which gives rise to MTPRWTNLPPFARRVILVVGIVVVWQIWVMAFHIPQLLFAAPSDVAQTFVVDIANGSLVSATVHTLEILIIGMAIGAACGILLAAFGVLSSVGHDLLRVLTSAFNPLPAVAVLPLAMLWFGLTPRSIIFVVALAAVWPIALNTESGFRTISSTLRMVAQNLGLRGPRLVFDVLLPGALPQIITGAKTSWAFGWRTVVAAELVFGVAGAAGGLGWYISNARYYLQTPAMFAGLVTISALGLLVEALFNAVEARTVVRWGMSLAAETREEPTEVAEEETAAILVAH
- a CDS encoding electron transfer flavoprotein subunit beta/FixA family protein; amino-acid sequence: MKIIVTVKLVPDTNADKRIDPGTKRLVRTGVENVLNPFDEYAIEAALQLREKRNDGSTVTIFTMAPESGKEIVRKALAMGADDAVMLSDPKLEGSDIAGTAHAMAAALKKTGFDLILCGTQSTDAITGEVPGFLAEVLGVPGLTYVRKLDSDGTTINAQRETDLGYVDVSVATPALVSVTKAINEPRYPSLKGIMGAKKKEIKMFSLADVDFTRAAGSDGAKTELLELATPPARQKGRVVNAADGTEGAGAIFDFLREKKLL